A section of the Desulfitibacter sp. BRH_c19 genome encodes:
- a CDS encoding nicotinate dehydrogenase medium molybdopterin subunit: MTKKRGTGMASIFYGLGYGNGFADTSSAFVEVNEDGTAIVRIGASDCGQGSSTVIAQIAAEELGIRVDDITVITEDTDATPDAGTSAATRQTYTSGNAVRKAAREAREILYDRARIELEVNTLHGLVGEKGYIYPRGLPNRKISIKELAFNAKLEGLRLVGEGSFTAHSTKVDMETGQGAPYWPYAFAVQIVEVEVDTLTGMVDVIKVIAANDVGRAINPFNVEGQIAGGVCQGMGMALLEEVQLSNGKIKNPSFSKYLIPTFADIPDIEPLIVESPEPTGPYGAKGVGEPCMIPTAPAIINAIYDAVGIRITSLPATPEKILEALKNKENF; the protein is encoded by the coding sequence AAGATGGTACTGCTATTGTACGCATTGGTGCTTCAGATTGTGGTCAGGGATCAAGTACAGTTATTGCCCAAATAGCTGCAGAAGAATTAGGTATAAGGGTTGATGATATAACTGTAATTACTGAAGATACGGATGCCACCCCAGATGCTGGAACTTCCGCTGCCACCAGGCAGACATATACTTCAGGAAATGCTGTTCGTAAAGCAGCACGAGAAGCAAGAGAAATCTTATATGATAGAGCTCGTATAGAATTAGAAGTAAACACATTACATGGACTTGTAGGGGAAAAAGGGTACATTTATCCTAGAGGTTTACCAAATAGAAAAATTAGTATTAAAGAATTAGCATTTAACGCTAAACTAGAAGGCTTAAGACTTGTTGGTGAGGGTAGCTTTACAGCCCATAGTACCAAGGTAGATATGGAAACAGGACAAGGTGCTCCATACTGGCCCTATGCCTTTGCAGTTCAAATTGTTGAGGTTGAAGTGGATACCTTGACAGGCATGGTGGATGTGATTAAAGTTATTGCTGCCAATGACGTTGGCCGAGCAATAAATCCTTTTAATGTGGAAGGACAAATCGCGGGTGGTGTTTGCCAAGGAATGGGCATGGCACTATTGGAAGAGGTACAACTAAGTAATGGAAAAATCAAAAACCCTAGCTTCTCCAAATATTTGATACCTACCTTTGCGGACATACCAGACATTGAGCCGCTAATAGTAGAGTCCCCTGAGCCTACTGGGCCTTATGGTGCTAAGGGAGTGGGAGAGCCGTGTATGATACCAACCGCTCCAGCAATAATTAATGCAATATATGATGCTGTTGGTATAAGGATTACAAGTCTTCCAGCTACACCTGAGAAAATTTTGGAGGCCCTTAAGAATAAGGAAAACTTTTAG
- a CDS encoding adenosine deaminase has protein sequence MAELKDRALGMARGDYLADLVLKNCNIIDVFTGSHYNGDIAIVDGYIVGIGEYSGTEQIDIGGRFVAPGFIDGHVHIESSMVTPGQFAAAILPRGTTTIIADPHELANVHGTAAIEYFLKADEQIPLDIYLMLPSCVPATDLETSGATLTHRDLEQFIGHPMVLGLGEMMNYPGVIYGDPSVWDKLDLFNNHKMIIDGHIQSISGKQLSAYVLGGIGSNHECTTVEEALDTLRMGMRLMIREGSAAKNLKDLLPVVNQHTIPHCMLVTDDRHPTDLVSEGHLDYLIKLCINEGLSPIEAIQMVTINPARYFGLKHLGAVAPGCQADLVIISDLSSMIIDKVYKKGLLIAEKEKTAYPVVEQNPEARLAADLNVRQISKSDLNLDLSGDMIKVIGIIPSQLLTECLTIPVEKIYQQTEDIVKLVVVERHKGTGNVGVGLVQGFNIIKGAIASTVAHDSHNIVAVGDNDDDILIAIERFIKTKGGLAVVREGQVLGSLALPIGGLMSQSDLKTVVNQLESLEVAAHQIGVPYDLNPFMTLAFLSLPVIPHLRLTDKGLVDVDQFKIVSLSE, from the coding sequence ATGGCTGAGCTTAAAGATAGGGCACTAGGTATGGCAAGAGGTGATTACCTAGCAGACCTAGTACTAAAGAACTGTAATATCATAGATGTATTTACTGGGAGTCACTATAATGGTGATATTGCCATAGTTGACGGTTATATAGTGGGTATTGGTGAATATTCTGGAACAGAGCAGATTGATATTGGGGGCAGATTTGTCGCTCCTGGCTTTATAGATGGTCATGTGCATATTGAAAGCTCTATGGTTACTCCTGGGCAGTTTGCTGCGGCAATATTGCCTAGGGGGACTACTACTATAATTGCTGACCCCCATGAACTAGCTAATGTTCATGGAACAGCTGCAATTGAGTATTTCCTTAAAGCAGATGAACAGATACCCCTAGATATCTATTTAATGCTCCCATCATGTGTCCCTGCAACAGATTTAGAAACTTCTGGTGCAACACTAACCCACAGAGACCTTGAACAATTTATTGGACACCCAATGGTTCTTGGCCTAGGTGAAATGATGAATTATCCAGGTGTTATTTATGGAGACCCATCAGTATGGGATAAGCTGGATTTATTTAACAACCACAAAATGATTATTGATGGGCACATTCAATCTATAAGCGGTAAACAACTGAGTGCCTATGTATTGGGAGGCATTGGCTCCAATCATGAGTGTACCACAGTTGAAGAAGCTCTAGATACCCTGAGAATGGGGATGAGGCTTATGATTAGGGAGGGCTCTGCGGCAAAGAATTTAAAGGATTTATTGCCAGTAGTAAATCAACATACAATACCACATTGCATGCTTGTGACAGATGACAGGCATCCTACTGACTTAGTTTCTGAAGGTCATTTGGATTATTTAATAAAACTGTGCATAAATGAAGGTCTAAGTCCTATTGAGGCTATACAGATGGTTACCATAAACCCAGCAAGGTACTTTGGATTAAAACACTTAGGAGCTGTAGCCCCTGGTTGTCAAGCCGACCTTGTAATCATTTCAGACCTATCCTCAATGATAATAGACAAAGTATATAAAAAGGGATTGTTAATTGCTGAAAAGGAAAAAACAGCATATCCAGTTGTGGAACAAAATCCAGAGGCAAGATTAGCAGCTGATCTAAATGTAAGACAGATTTCAAAAAGCGATCTTAATCTGGACCTTTCAGGAGACATGATAAAAGTAATAGGGATTATTCCAAGCCAACTTTTGACCGAGTGTCTTACAATTCCTGTAGAAAAAATTTACCAGCAAACAGAAGATATAGTGAAGCTGGTAGTAGTTGAAAGGCACAAAGGAACCGGCAATGTTGGTGTTGGGTTGGTTCAGGGGTTTAATATTATAAAGGGAGCAATCGCTTCTACAGTAGCCCATGATAGTCATAATATTGTAGCTGTAGGGGACAACGATGATGATATTTTAATTGCCATAGAAAGGTTTATTAAAACAAAAGGTGGGCTGGCAGTAGTTAGGGAGGGGCAAGTTCTAGGATCATTAGCCTTACCCATTGGCGGCCTAATGTCCCAAAGTGACCTGAAGACAGTAGTTAACCAGCTGGAAAGTTTAGAGGTGGCAGCCCACCAAATAGGTGTTCCGTACGATTTAAACCCTTTTATGACACTGGCCTTTTTATCATTACCGGTTATTCCACACCTGAGGCTGACAGATAAAGGTCTAGTGGATGTAGATCAATTTAAAATAGTTTCACTTAGCGAATAA
- the glpK gene encoding glycerol kinase (Converts glycerol and ADP to glycerol-3-phosphate and ADP) produces the protein MANYLLALDQGTTSSRAILFNKDGEILKQVNKEFKQIYPQPGWVEHDPEEIWESQLEVTRRVIKESGIDVADIAAIGITNQRETTVVWDKKTGKPVYNAIVWQCRRTAETCERLKKEGWDEKIRHKTGLVLDAYFSGTKVKWILNHVPGLQERADQGELLFGTIDTWLIWKLTGGKVHATDYSNASRTMMYNIHELKWDQEILERFRVPKEMLPEVKPSSGEFGKTVPELFRAEIPITGVAGDQQAALFGQCCFTPGMTKNTYGTGCFMLMNTGGKIVQSQNGLLTTIAWGIEDKVYYALEGSIFIAGAVIQWLRDEMNIIKDSAESEEFALKVADTGGVYLVPAFAGLGAPHWDMYARGTLVGITRGTNKYHITRAALESIAYQTKDVVKAMLADSKMELKGLRVDGGAAKNDFLMQFQSDILQTTTDRSQINETTALGVAYLAGLGVGIYEDISDIECSWKLGRKFAPKMAQETSENLYRKWEKAVGRAKGWA, from the coding sequence ATGGCAAATTATCTTTTGGCATTAGATCAGGGAACCACTAGTTCCAGAGCAATTTTATTTAATAAAGATGGTGAAATATTAAAGCAGGTCAACAAGGAATTTAAGCAGATTTATCCCCAACCTGGTTGGGTTGAGCATGATCCAGAGGAGATATGGGAGAGCCAGTTAGAGGTAACAAGAAGGGTTATCAAGGAATCGGGTATTGATGTGGCAGACATTGCAGCTATTGGGATTACCAATCAAAGAGAAACCACAGTTGTTTGGGATAAAAAGACAGGCAAGCCCGTATATAATGCCATTGTTTGGCAATGCAGACGTACAGCAGAAACCTGTGAACGTTTAAAAAAAGAAGGGTGGGATGAAAAAATTAGACATAAGACTGGTCTTGTCTTAGATGCCTACTTTTCAGGAACAAAGGTTAAGTGGATCTTAAATCATGTTCCAGGGTTACAGGAAAGAGCAGATCAGGGAGAGCTATTGTTTGGCACAATTGACACCTGGCTTATATGGAAGCTTACAGGTGGGAAGGTCCACGCTACTGATTATTCAAATGCCTCCCGTACAATGATGTACAATATTCATGAATTAAAGTGGGATCAGGAAATCCTTGAAAGGTTCAGGGTTCCCAAAGAAATGCTTCCAGAGGTTAAACCATCAAGTGGTGAATTTGGAAAAACAGTTCCAGAATTATTCCGTGCAGAAATACCTATTACAGGTGTAGCAGGGGATCAACAGGCAGCCCTTTTTGGGCAATGCTGTTTTACACCTGGCATGACCAAAAATACCTATGGCACAGGCTGCTTTATGCTTATGAATACTGGGGGAAAAATAGTTCAATCCCAAAATGGTTTATTAACAACTATTGCCTGGGGTATTGAAGATAAGGTCTATTATGCCCTTGAAGGAAGTATTTTCATAGCAGGAGCTGTCATTCAGTGGCTTCGTGATGAAATGAATATTATTAAAGATTCAGCTGAGTCGGAGGAGTTTGCCCTTAAGGTAGCAGATACAGGAGGAGTTTATCTTGTGCCTGCCTTTGCAGGTTTAGGAGCACCTCACTGGGATATGTATGCAAGGGGTACTTTAGTTGGCATAACCAGGGGTACAAATAAATATCACATTACAAGAGCGGCCCTTGAGTCAATAGCATATCAGACCAAAGATGTTGTCAAGGCAATGCTTGCTGATTCTAAAATGGAACTTAAAGGTCTTAGGGTAGATGGCGGTGCAGCAAAGAATGACTTCTTAATGCAGTTCCAATCTGATATCTTACAGACTACAACAGATCGGTCACAGATTAATGAAACTACTGCCCTAGGTGTTGCTTATTTAGCAGGACTGGGAGTCGGAATCTATGAAGATATTAGTGATATAGAATGCTCATGGAAACTAGGAAGAAAATTTGCCCCTAAGATGGCTCAGGAAACCTCGGAAAACCTATATCGCAAATGGGAAAAAGCAGTTGGAAGAGCGAAGGGCTGGGCTTAA